Proteins co-encoded in one Paraburkholderia terrae genomic window:
- a CDS encoding formimidoylglutamate deiminase gives MTQATQSLFADHAYLPEGWRRDVLLQWDAQGALVSVTPDAQAPAGVAKASGPVLPGMPNLHSHAFQRAMAGLTEYRANATDNFWSWRDLMYRFAARITPEGLASIAQWLYIEMLKAGYTSVCEFHYVHHMQDGKRYANDAELAQRVVDAAGASGIGITMLPVLYQYAGFGAQPPRDDQRRFINTPDSLLGLLDTLRRARPEHGALRYGVAPHSLRAVSNDSLRELLNGLDAMSPGAPVHIHIAEQTAEVDACVATEGARPVQWLLDRFDVDARWCLVHATHVDADETAALAKSGAIAGLCLTTEANLGDGIFPAHDFLEQKGRFGVGSDSHIGVDWRSELRLLEYGQRLSRRQRNVLASADMPRVADRLFAASLEGGALATGRAVGALRTGARADFIVLDADHASIAEHANDAWLSGVVFCEHGETPIRDVYAGGAKVVDNRRHRDEEHAYAQYRAALAELLK, from the coding sequence ATGACTCAAGCCACTCAATCGCTTTTCGCCGATCACGCATATCTGCCCGAAGGCTGGCGGCGCGACGTGCTGCTGCAATGGGACGCGCAAGGCGCGCTCGTCTCGGTGACACCTGATGCGCAAGCGCCCGCGGGCGTCGCCAAAGCCAGCGGTCCCGTGTTGCCCGGCATGCCGAACCTGCATTCGCACGCATTCCAGCGCGCGATGGCGGGCCTCACCGAATATCGTGCGAACGCTACAGACAACTTCTGGAGCTGGCGCGACCTGATGTATCGCTTCGCCGCGCGCATCACGCCGGAAGGGCTCGCGTCGATCGCGCAATGGCTTTACATCGAGATGCTGAAGGCGGGCTACACGTCCGTCTGCGAATTCCATTACGTGCATCACATGCAGGACGGCAAACGCTACGCGAACGACGCGGAACTCGCGCAACGCGTGGTCGATGCGGCGGGCGCGAGCGGCATCGGCATCACGATGCTGCCGGTGCTGTATCAGTACGCGGGCTTCGGCGCGCAGCCGCCGCGCGACGACCAGCGCCGCTTCATCAACACGCCGGATAGTCTGCTCGGGTTGCTCGACACGCTTCGTCGCGCGCGTCCCGAACATGGCGCGCTGCGCTACGGCGTTGCGCCGCATTCGTTGCGCGCGGTGTCCAACGATTCGCTGCGCGAGTTGCTGAATGGACTCGACGCGATGTCGCCGGGCGCGCCCGTACACATTCATATCGCCGAGCAGACGGCGGAAGTGGACGCGTGCGTCGCAACGGAAGGCGCGCGGCCCGTGCAATGGCTGCTCGACCGCTTCGATGTCGACGCGCGCTGGTGCCTCGTACACGCGACGCATGTCGATGCCGATGAAACGGCTGCGCTTGCGAAAAGCGGCGCCATCGCGGGCCTGTGCCTGACGACGGAAGCGAATCTCGGCGACGGCATCTTTCCGGCGCACGATTTTCTGGAGCAAAAGGGGCGCTTCGGCGTTGGCAGCGACAGCCATATCGGCGTCGACTGGCGTTCGGAACTGCGGCTGCTCGAATATGGTCAACGCTTGTCGAGACGGCAGCGCAACGTGCTTGCATCGGCTGATATGCCGCGTGTCGCGGATCGTCTGTTCGCGGCGTCGCTGGAAGGCGGCGCGCTCGCGACGGGCCGCGCGGTGGGCGCATTGCGCACGGGCGCGCGGGCCGACTTCATCGTGCTCGATGCAGACCACGCGAGCATCGCCGAGCATGCGAACGACGCATGGCTTTCAGGTGTCGTATTCTGCGAGCATGGCGAGACACCCATTCGCGATGTGTATGCGGGCGGCGCGAAAGTCGTCGACAATCGCAGGCATCGCGATGAAGAGCACGCGTATGCGCAATATCGCGCGGCGCTCGCCGAACTGCTGAAGTGA
- the hutI gene encoding imidazolonepropionase: MKQTVWNHLKLCPQGDPNQTIDDAAIAVENGRIAWLGAARELPAQYAAWSREDLGGAWVTPGLVDCHTHLVYGGQRADEFAQRLAGVSYEAIAKQGGGIVSTVRATRAADEASLFAQSAARLEAMLAEGVTAVEIKSGYGLDLPSERKMLRVARQLGERYPVTVYTTFLGAHALPPEFAGRADDYIDEVCERMLPVLSDEGLVDAVDVFCERIGFSLEQSERVFNAAARRGLPVKMHAEQLSNGGGTALAARHRALSADHLEFLDEAGVAAMKEACTVAVLLPGAFYFIRETQLPPLDLLRRYEVPIAISTDSNPGTSPATSLPLMMNMATTLFRMTVPEVLQGVTRHAAQALGKADTHGALAIGRAADFAVWSVQSLAELAYWIGRPLCARVVRGGETVYTRRAY, encoded by the coding sequence ATGAAGCAAACCGTCTGGAACCACCTGAAGCTCTGTCCGCAGGGCGATCCCAATCAAACGATCGACGACGCTGCGATCGCCGTCGAGAACGGCCGCATCGCGTGGCTCGGCGCTGCGCGTGAGCTGCCCGCGCAATACGCCGCATGGTCACGCGAAGACCTGGGCGGCGCATGGGTGACGCCCGGTCTCGTCGATTGCCATACGCATCTCGTGTACGGCGGCCAGCGCGCCGACGAATTCGCGCAGCGTCTCGCGGGCGTCAGCTACGAAGCAATCGCGAAGCAGGGCGGCGGCATCGTATCGACGGTGCGCGCCACGCGTGCCGCCGATGAAGCGTCGCTGTTCGCGCAGTCGGCCGCGCGGCTCGAAGCGATGCTCGCCGAAGGCGTCACGGCCGTCGAAATCAAATCCGGCTACGGGCTCGACCTGCCCAGCGAGCGCAAGATGCTGCGCGTCGCGCGGCAACTCGGCGAGCGTTACCCTGTGACGGTGTACACGACGTTTCTCGGCGCGCATGCGTTGCCGCCGGAATTCGCGGGCCGCGCCGATGACTACATCGACGAAGTCTGCGAGCGCATGCTGCCCGTACTGTCCGACGAAGGACTCGTCGATGCTGTCGATGTGTTCTGCGAGCGCATCGGCTTTTCGCTCGAACAGAGCGAGCGCGTGTTCAATGCGGCTGCGCGTCGCGGGCTGCCCGTCAAGATGCACGCGGAGCAGTTGTCGAACGGTGGCGGCACGGCGCTGGCCGCACGGCATCGCGCGCTGTCGGCGGATCACCTGGAGTTTCTCGACGAGGCGGGCGTCGCCGCAATGAAGGAAGCGTGTACGGTCGCCGTGCTGCTGCCGGGCGCGTTCTACTTCATCCGCGAAACGCAATTGCCGCCGCTCGACCTGTTGCGCCGTTATGAAGTGCCCATCGCGATTTCGACGGACAGCAATCCGGGCACCTCGCCCGCAACCTCGCTGCCGCTGATGATGAACATGGCGACGACGCTGTTCCGCATGACCGTGCCCGAAGTGCTGCAAGGCGTGACGCGCCACGCGGCGCAGGCGCTCGGCAAGGCGGATACGCATGGCGCGCTCGCCATCGGCCGCGCTGCCGATTTCGCGGTGTGGTCGGTGCAGTCGCTCGCGGAACTTGCTTACTGGATTGGACGCCCGCTGTGCGCGCGCGTCGTGCGCGGCGGCGAAACCGTCTATACGCGTCGGGCGTACTGA
- a CDS encoding HutD/Ves family protein, whose translation MSATPSSASVSLIRGADLVASPWKNGGGVTREVAAFPEGAALDAFVWRVSVADVAQAGPFSRFAGIDRTLALLSGAGMLLDEANGVTHALREPLDIARFEGETAIDARLINGATRDFNLMVRRGAATGDVAIWRDQTRARLDADVVLLFCAQGELHVATHDAANATTLIAMDTLRIDNARALSCEVKGKGALLAVSIRYTDTSQA comes from the coding sequence GTGTCCGCGACGCCATCGTCTGCAAGCGTGTCGCTGATTCGCGGCGCGGACCTCGTGGCGTCGCCGTGGAAGAACGGCGGCGGCGTCACGCGCGAAGTCGCCGCGTTCCCCGAGGGCGCGGCGCTCGACGCGTTCGTGTGGCGCGTGAGTGTCGCCGACGTTGCGCAAGCCGGTCCGTTCTCGCGTTTCGCGGGAATCGACCGGACGCTCGCGCTGCTGTCGGGCGCGGGCATGTTGCTCGATGAAGCGAATGGGGTGACGCACGCGCTGCGCGAGCCGCTCGACATCGCGCGCTTCGAAGGCGAAACGGCCATCGACGCGCGGCTTATAAACGGCGCGACGCGCGACTTCAACCTGATGGTACGGCGTGGCGCGGCAACGGGCGACGTCGCAATCTGGCGCGACCAAACGCGTGCGCGACTCGATGCCGATGTCGTGCTGCTGTTCTGCGCGCAAGGCGAGTTACATGTCGCGACGCACGACGCAGCCAATGCAACGACGCTCATCGCCATGGACACCTTGCGCATCGACAACGCCCGCGCGCTGTCATGCGAAGTCAAAGGGAAGGGCGCGTTGCTCGCCGTCAGCATCCGCTACACCGACACATCGCAAGCCTGA
- the hutU gene encoding urocanate hydratase — translation MNNPKHIDPRLDPTRTIRAPRGSEKTCKTWIAEAAYRMIQNNLDPEVAEHPHALVVYGGIGRAARNWDCFDQILTSLKDLEENETLLIQSGKPVGVFRTHADAPRVLLANSNLVPHWANWDHFHELDRKGLMMYGQMTAGSWIYIGSQGIVQGTYETFFSVANQHFNGDPKGRWILTGGLGGMGGAQPLAATMAGFSMIAVECDESRIDFRLKTRYVDKKAMTLDEALAMIEEAKKTGNPVSVGLLGNAADVFAELVKRNITPDCVTDQTSAHDPIHGYLPQGWKIEDWRERMKTDPQSIVTPAKQSMAKQVQAMLTLQERGAATLDYGNNIRQMALEMGVQNAFDFPGFVPAYIRPLFCEGKGPFRWVALSGDPEDIYKTDAKVKELIPDDPHLHNWLDMARERIAFQGLPARICWVGVKDRYRLGQAFNEMVKNGELKAPIVIGRDHLDTGSVASPNRETESMKDGSDAVSDWPLLNALLNTAGGASWVSLHHGGGVGMGFSQHSGVVIVADGTDEARERLGRVLFNDPATGVMRHADAGYELAQETAREAGLKLPMLGR, via the coding sequence ATGAACAACCCGAAACACATCGACCCGCGTCTCGACCCGACCCGCACGATCCGCGCACCGCGTGGCAGCGAGAAAACCTGCAAGACCTGGATCGCGGAAGCCGCGTACCGGATGATCCAGAACAACCTGGACCCGGAAGTGGCCGAGCATCCGCATGCGCTCGTCGTGTATGGCGGCATCGGGCGCGCGGCGCGTAACTGGGATTGCTTCGATCAGATCCTCACGTCGCTGAAGGACCTCGAAGAGAACGAGACGCTGCTGATTCAATCGGGTAAGCCCGTTGGCGTGTTCCGCACGCATGCCGACGCGCCGCGCGTGCTGCTCGCGAACTCGAACCTCGTGCCGCACTGGGCGAACTGGGATCACTTCCACGAACTCGACCGCAAGGGCCTGATGATGTACGGCCAGATGACGGCGGGCAGCTGGATCTACATCGGCAGCCAGGGCATCGTGCAGGGCACGTACGAGACGTTCTTCTCGGTGGCGAACCAGCACTTCAACGGCGATCCGAAGGGCCGCTGGATCCTGACGGGCGGCCTGGGCGGCATGGGTGGCGCGCAACCCCTCGCGGCGACGATGGCGGGCTTCTCGATGATCGCCGTCGAATGCGATGAGTCGCGTATCGACTTCCGTCTGAAGACGCGCTACGTCGACAAGAAGGCGATGACGCTCGACGAAGCACTCGCGATGATCGAAGAGGCGAAGAAGACGGGCAACCCCGTTTCGGTCGGTCTGCTCGGCAATGCCGCCGATGTGTTCGCCGAACTAGTGAAGCGCAACATCACGCCGGACTGCGTGACCGACCAGACCAGCGCGCACGACCCGATCCACGGCTACCTGCCGCAAGGCTGGAAGATCGAAGACTGGCGCGAGCGCATGAAGACGGACCCGCAGAGCATCGTGACACCCGCGAAGCAGTCGATGGCCAAGCAGGTGCAAGCCATGCTGACGCTGCAGGAACGCGGCGCCGCGACGCTCGACTACGGCAACAACATCCGTCAGATGGCGCTGGAAATGGGCGTGCAGAACGCGTTCGATTTCCCCGGCTTCGTGCCCGCGTATATCCGTCCGCTGTTCTGCGAAGGCAAGGGCCCGTTCCGCTGGGTCGCGCTGTCGGGCGATCCCGAGGACATCTACAAGACGGATGCGAAGGTCAAGGAACTCATCCCCGACGATCCGCACCTGCACAACTGGCTCGACATGGCGCGCGAACGCATCGCGTTCCAGGGTTTGCCGGCGCGTATCTGCTGGGTTGGCGTGAAGGATCGCTATCGTCTGGGCCAGGCGTTCAACGAAATGGTCAAGAACGGCGAACTGAAGGCGCCGATCGTGATCGGTCGCGATCACCTGGATACGGGTTCCGTCGCGAGCCCGAACCGCGAAACGGAATCGATGAAGGACGGCTCGGATGCAGTCAGCGACTGGCCGCTGCTCAACGCACTGCTGAACACGGCGGGCGGCGCATCGTGGGTGTCGCTGCATCATGGCGGCGGTGTCGGCATGGGCTTCAGCCAGCACTCGGGCGTCGTGATCGTCGCCGACGGCACGGATGAAGCGCGTGAACGTCTCGGCCGTGTGCTGTTCAACGACCCCGCGACGGGCGTGATGCGTCACGCGGACGCCGGTTATGAACTCGCGCAGGAAACGGCGCGCGAAGCCGGTCTCAAGCTGCCCATGCTGGGCCGCTGA
- the hutC gene encoding histidine utilization repressor, with product MNAPAYQGIKDFILARIHAGEWSEGHQVPSENELAREFNVARMTVNRALRELTADQVLTRVQGSGTFVARPKYESTLVAIRSISDEIVARGHRYHAKVLHVGAAIADDELAAEMQVSAGNPIFHSRVLHLENDEPVQLEERWVNPAVAPEYALQDFTNTTPNQYLVRVAPLQRVEYRIEASAPDADTRRHLTMDDAEPCLVLHRRTWSQGVVASVANLWHPGNRYRFTGHF from the coding sequence ATGAACGCACCGGCCTATCAGGGAATCAAGGACTTCATCCTCGCCCGCATTCACGCGGGCGAATGGAGCGAAGGCCATCAGGTTCCATCGGAAAACGAGCTTGCGCGCGAATTCAACGTTGCGCGCATGACGGTCAACCGCGCGTTGCGTGAATTGACGGCCGATCAGGTGCTCACGCGCGTTCAGGGCTCGGGCACGTTCGTCGCGCGGCCGAAGTACGAGTCGACGCTGGTGGCGATCCGCAGCATCTCCGACGAGATCGTCGCGCGTGGCCATCGTTATCACGCGAAGGTGCTGCACGTGGGCGCCGCGATCGCCGACGACGAACTCGCTGCCGAAATGCAGGTGAGTGCGGGCAACCCGATTTTTCATTCGCGCGTGCTGCACCTGGAGAACGACGAGCCCGTCCAGCTCGAAGAGCGCTGGGTGAACCCGGCCGTCGCGCCCGAATACGCGTTGCAGGACTTCACCAACACGACGCCTAATCAGTATCTCGTGCGCGTCGCGCCGCTGCAGCGCGTCGAGTACCGCATCGAAGCCTCCGCGCCGGATGCCGACACCCGTCGGCATCTGACGATGGACGATGCCGAACCTTGCCTCGTGCTGCACCGGCGCACGTGGTCGCAGGGTGTGGTCGCTTCGGTGGCCAACCTTTGGCATCCGGGCAACCGCTACCGGTTCACCGGCCACTTTTAA